A region from the Candidatus Electrothrix scaldis genome encodes:
- the rpmE gene encoding 50S ribosomal protein L31 — protein MKPDIHPEYHKIKAKCACGNEVELGSVNESIEVEICSGCHPFFTGKQKLVDTAGRIEKFKKKYAKHLAQKKA, from the coding sequence ATGAAACCGGATATCCATCCCGAATATCATAAGATCAAGGCGAAATGCGCTTGCGGTAATGAGGTTGAACTGGGCTCTGTTAACGAGAGCATAGAGGTTGAAATTTGTTCTGGCTGTCATCCTTTTTTCACTGGTAAGCAAAAGCTGGTTGATACCGCTGGTCGTATTGAAAAATTCAAGAAAAAATACGCCAAGCATCTCGCCCAGAAAAAGGCATAA
- a CDS encoding ribose-phosphate pyrophosphokinase, which translates to MPNIMKVFTGNANPEIAQEICNYLDMPLSKAEVRQFSDGEVSVEIGENVRGTDVFVIQPTCTPVNDHLMELVIMVDALRRASARRITAVLPYYGYARQDRKVRPRVPITAKAVAEMLMAVGTRRVLCMDLHAGQIQGFFNIPVDHLYSAPILLKHIRRNFEDVVMVSPDAGGVERTRAFAKRLNADLAIIDKRRERANECEAMNVIGDVSGKTAILLDDMVDTAGTLCGAAARLKENGAKEVHACCAHAVLSGPAIERINDSQIKSLVVTNSIPLADKGERCDKIKVLSVGELLGEAISRIHSEDSVSYLFV; encoded by the coding sequence ATGCCAAACATAATGAAGGTGTTCACCGGCAACGCCAATCCGGAAATCGCCCAGGAAATTTGCAATTATCTCGACATGCCGCTGTCAAAAGCGGAAGTCAGACAGTTCAGTGACGGTGAAGTCTCTGTCGAGATAGGGGAAAATGTACGCGGCACAGATGTTTTTGTTATTCAGCCGACCTGTACACCGGTTAACGATCACCTGATGGAATTGGTGATCATGGTGGACGCATTGCGCAGAGCATCGGCAAGACGTATCACAGCAGTTCTGCCGTATTACGGCTATGCGCGTCAGGATCGCAAAGTACGGCCCCGTGTACCAATTACAGCTAAAGCTGTGGCAGAGATGCTGATGGCCGTAGGTACCAGAAGGGTCCTGTGCATGGACTTGCATGCGGGTCAGATCCAGGGTTTTTTCAATATCCCGGTGGATCATCTTTATTCCGCACCGATTCTGCTCAAACATATTCGTCGTAATTTTGAAGACGTGGTTATGGTTTCTCCAGATGCTGGCGGTGTGGAGCGAACTAGAGCCTTTGCTAAGCGTTTGAATGCCGACTTGGCTATTATTGACAAGCGTCGTGAACGGGCCAACGAGTGCGAGGCCATGAACGTTATTGGCGATGTCAGTGGCAAGACGGCTATTTTGCTGGACGACATGGTTGATACTGCTGGCACCTTATGTGGTGCTGCTGCCCGATTAAAAGAAAACGGGGCCAAAGAAGTTCATGCCTGCTGTGCCCATGCAGTCCTTTCCGGGCCAGCCATTGAGCGCATCAACGATTCGCAGATAAAATCATTAGTGGTAACCAATTCGATACCGCTTGCAGACAAAGGCGAACGTTGCGATAAAATTAAAGTGCTGTCTGTCGGCGAGCTGCTTGGTGAGGCTATCAGTCGCATCCATTCGGAAGACTCGGTCAGTTATCTCTTTGTGTAG
- a CDS encoding CarD family transcriptional regulator yields the protein MFTTGDMAVYPSHGVGRIEDIEVQTIGGIDQSFYVLKILDNDMTIMIPTATCENVGLRPIISKNEVKKVVDILKDRDIKVSVQTWNRRYRDYMEKIKTGSVFEVAVVLRDLLLLKGDKDLSYGERKMMDTAKSLLIKEISLAKKVEEEKVEKQIDKIFD from the coding sequence ATGTTTACAACAGGTGATATGGCGGTGTACCCTTCACACGGCGTTGGCCGCATTGAAGACATTGAGGTACAGACCATCGGTGGTATTGATCAATCGTTTTATGTTCTTAAAATTCTTGATAACGATATGACCATCATGATTCCCACAGCTACCTGTGAGAATGTCGGTCTCAGACCTATTATTTCCAAAAACGAAGTAAAAAAAGTTGTCGATATTCTGAAAGATCGTGACATTAAAGTCAGTGTCCAGACCTGGAACCGGCGATATCGCGACTACATGGAAAAAATTAAAACCGGTTCCGTCTTTGAAGTTGCAGTGGTCTTACGCGACCTGCTTCTGCTTAAAGGAGACAAAGACCTTTCCTACGGAGAGCGCAAGATGATGGACACAGCCAAGAGTCTTCTCATCAAAGAGATCTCTCTGGCCAAGAAGGTCGAAGAGGAAAAAGTGGAAAAACAGATCGACAAAATCTTTGACTGA
- the prmC gene encoding peptide chain release factor N(5)-glutamine methyltransferase — protein MPDQAVTVQQLLTAATCSLTEVGLEDSALEAELLLRHCLGGVPRSKLFLLHDQPVEQETERHFQELLQRRCQREPLQYIIGNCEFWSLEFLVSPAVLIPRPETEFLLDHSLSILQQHSDKRPQRILDLCTGSGAIAVVLAKEFPQSEVIASDFSQEALGIAGKNISFHNLDERIHLLRADLLTAFTCTPSFDLIVTNPPYVKTGDIAELEPEVRDWEPHLALSGGNTGLESITRICQDALPLLQPGGWLFMEIGSDIGQETEQVFLEAGGYDQVKVVDDWSGRPRVLQARRRS, from the coding sequence ATGCCTGATCAGGCTGTAACGGTTCAGCAACTACTGACAGCTGCAACCTGTTCTCTCACCGAGGTTGGCCTTGAAGACAGCGCCCTGGAAGCAGAACTTCTCCTTCGCCATTGCCTTGGTGGTGTCCCCCGCAGCAAACTTTTTCTCCTGCATGACCAACCTGTCGAGCAGGAAACAGAACGCCATTTCCAGGAACTCCTTCAGCGACGTTGCCAGCGAGAGCCTTTGCAGTATATTATCGGCAACTGCGAATTCTGGTCTCTGGAGTTCCTTGTCAGCCCGGCAGTCCTGATTCCCCGCCCGGAAACCGAATTTCTCCTGGACCATAGCCTCAGTATCCTTCAGCAACATAGCGATAAACGACCACAACGCATCCTGGACCTCTGCACAGGTAGCGGTGCTATTGCGGTTGTCCTGGCCAAGGAGTTCCCGCAAAGTGAAGTCATTGCCAGCGATTTCTCTCAGGAAGCCCTGGGTATCGCCGGAAAAAATATCTCCTTTCACAACTTGGACGAACGTATCCACCTCCTTCGTGCCGACCTATTAACCGCCTTTACCTGCACACCGAGCTTTGACCTCATTGTCACCAATCCCCCGTATGTCAAAACAGGTGATATAGCCGAGCTGGAACCGGAAGTACGGGATTGGGAACCGCACCTGGCCCTGTCCGGTGGCAATACCGGCCTGGAAAGCATTACCCGGATCTGCCAGGACGCCCTCCCCCTCCTGCAACCCGGTGGCTGGCTCTTCATGGAGATCGGCTCGGATATCGGACAGGAGACGGAGCAGGTCTTTCTGGAGGCGGGTGGTTATGATCAGGTCAAGGTGGTGGATGATTGGTCCGGACGGCCCAGGGTGTTGCAGGCACGGCGGCGGAGCTGA
- a CDS encoding type II toxin-antitoxin system Phd/YefM family antitoxin: MPTLTATQARAKLYRLIDDTATSHQPVTITGKRGNAVLIAEEDWMAIQETLHLMSIPGMRKSIQEGLETPIDECEEDLQW, translated from the coding sequence ATGCCTACATTAACAGCTACGCAAGCACGTGCAAAACTGTATCGCCTGATAGATGACACAGCTACTTCACATCAGCCAGTGACAATTACCGGAAAAAGAGGTAATGCCGTGCTGATTGCTGAAGAAGACTGGATGGCCATCCAGGAAACACTTCACCTGATGTCGATTCCAGGCATGAGAAAATCAATACAAGAAGGCTTGGAGACTCCTATCGATGAATGTGAAGAAGACCTTCAATGGTGA
- the coaE gene encoding dephospho-CoA kinase (Dephospho-CoA kinase (CoaE) performs the final step in coenzyme A biosynthesis.): MQAEQLPSKKQEAPERRVIGVTGGIGSGKSRASSFLAQEYNLPLINLDIVCRDLLQPDNAGWQALRKLLPDVYFSPTGELDRAYFRQQLFADTSLREQVDATLHPLARQEMVQKIELLTGLVLVEIPLLFEAGWQDDVDCTLVIYADMAARIQRIIDRDQVSREQAQQAIATQQCLREKAAHADYVIDNSGSWQHTCALLHHWLTTILDEK; this comes from the coding sequence GTGCAAGCTGAACAATTACCCTCAAAAAAGCAAGAAGCGCCTGAGCGGCGCGTCATAGGGGTCACCGGTGGCATAGGATCAGGCAAAAGTCGGGCATCCTCCTTTCTTGCCCAAGAATATAATCTTCCACTGATCAATCTTGATATTGTTTGCCGAGATCTTCTCCAACCCGATAATGCTGGCTGGCAGGCCCTGCGCAAGCTCTTGCCGGATGTCTACTTTTCTCCAACCGGAGAACTCGACCGAGCATATTTTCGTCAGCAACTCTTTGCTGACACCTCCTTGCGGGAACAGGTTGATGCAACGCTTCACCCCCTGGCCCGCCAGGAAATGGTGCAAAAAATCGAGCTCTTGACTGGTCTGGTTCTGGTTGAAATCCCCTTGCTCTTTGAAGCGGGCTGGCAGGACGATGTGGACTGTACCCTTGTTATCTATGCGGACATGGCTGCACGTATCCAGCGAATTATAGACCGGGATCAGGTCAGCAGAGAACAGGCCCAACAGGCTATAGCAACCCAACAATGTCTCCGGGAAAAAGCAGCTCACGCGGACTATGTTATTGATAACTCTGGTTCATGGCAACACACCTGCGCCCTGCTCCACCACTGGCTTACTACTATACTTGATGAAAAATAA
- a CDS encoding 50S ribosomal protein L25: MIQVDIPAAVRTAFGKGESRRLRVDKKTPAVLYGKGEDALALQFDEAILHKDLLFIHGRNAVVTLDIDGDSADKRHVLVREIQKHPVQERVLHVDFQEIDLETTRKFKVDLRLTGVAKGVDMGGDLEVSKYSVVLQGRPLDIPDEIVADITSLERGGKGLTCGDLSIPENVEMLDKPGAVCAAVI, encoded by the coding sequence ATGATTCAGGTTGATATTCCGGCCGCTGTTCGGACAGCCTTCGGAAAAGGTGAATCACGGCGTCTTCGTGTGGATAAAAAGACTCCTGCTGTACTGTACGGAAAGGGTGAGGATGCTCTGGCCCTGCAATTTGACGAAGCAATATTGCACAAAGATTTGCTGTTCATTCATGGTCGCAATGCAGTTGTGACCCTGGATATCGACGGTGACTCTGCTGACAAACGTCATGTATTGGTTCGTGAAATCCAGAAACATCCTGTTCAGGAACGAGTTCTCCACGTTGATTTCCAGGAAATTGACCTTGAGACCACCAGAAAATTCAAAGTTGATCTGCGCCTGACCGGTGTGGCCAAAGGCGTTGACATGGGTGGAGATCTGGAGGTTTCCAAATATTCTGTCGTTCTACAAGGACGTCCGCTGGATATTCCAGATGAGATCGTAGCAGACATCACCTCTCTGGAGCGCGGTGGGAAGGGGCTGACCTGTGGCGACCTGTCCATCCCGGAAAACGTTGAGATGTTGGACAAGCCAGGAGCAGTCTGCGCTGCTGTTATCTAA
- a CDS encoding DUF4065 domain-containing protein, with protein sequence MPENPQIQAVHALQLAQFIIAAYPDKGITPMKLQKLAYYAKSWTLVAQHPFIQADFEKWTYGPVNASIYNAYKKHGADIIPPGTKPTGISKEQEQLLTFILDNYVDYSAFTLSAMTHNEAPWLNAEESAVITDTAILNYYSNQPFAKNFLKLQNATQQPFHVLKSNSWHSFTLDMDKEEAETFATYPTAEDYQHQSQKAKHDFQNLLREIDELL encoded by the coding sequence ATGCCAGAAAACCCTCAGATACAAGCGGTGCATGCTCTTCAGCTTGCCCAGTTTATCATTGCCGCTTATCCAGATAAAGGCATCACGCCGATGAAGCTGCAAAAGCTCGCCTATTACGCCAAGTCATGGACCTTGGTGGCACAGCACCCCTTTATCCAGGCCGATTTTGAAAAATGGACCTATGGCCCGGTGAATGCTTCCATCTATAATGCCTATAAAAAACATGGGGCTGACATCATACCTCCAGGAACAAAACCAACAGGTATCAGCAAAGAACAGGAACAACTCCTCACCTTTATTCTCGACAATTATGTGGACTACTCCGCCTTCACCCTCAGCGCCATGACCCATAATGAGGCGCCCTGGCTCAATGCGGAGGAAAGTGCTGTTATCACGGACACAGCGATCCTGAACTATTACTCCAATCAACCCTTTGCAAAAAATTTCCTCAAACTCCAGAACGCAACGCAACAGCCTTTTCATGTCCTGAAATCGAACTCCTGGCATTCCTTTACCCTGGATATGGACAAAGAAGAAGCTGAGACCTTTGCCACCTACCCCACCGCAGAAGACTACCAACATCAAAGCCAAAAGGCCAAGCACGATTTTCAAAATCTGCTGCGGGAAATCGACGAACTCCTGTAA
- a CDS encoding RluA family pseudouridine synthase — translation MPSARIPSHYHIQSRENGMRLDHFLALHFPEHSRSSLGKHIRSSHILVNEKTVKPGHRLHPDDVVLVDFPPRIDKDEPLAQPVDFSVLYEDESLVVINKPPGLVVHPAAGHADKTLVNGLLHRYADMASLEGGRPGIVHRLDKDTSGILLVARTEKVQALLSAAFKKRQVSKTYHALLLRTPEKQSGRIIAPIGRHPVQRKKMTIRSDGRYAASHWEILETFPNGICFAEIGIETGRTHQIRVHMSSLKAPVLGDALYGGKAENKLKITAERQLLHASILIFTHPVSGKECSFTAPLWPDMEQLLSQLRENSE, via the coding sequence TTGCCCTCCGCGCGTATCCCTTCACATTATCACATCCAGTCCCGGGAAAACGGGATGCGCCTTGATCATTTTCTGGCCCTCCATTTTCCCGAGCATTCCCGCTCCAGTCTCGGTAAACACATACGCTCTTCTCATATTTTAGTCAATGAGAAAACCGTCAAGCCTGGACATCGTTTACACCCTGATGATGTTGTTCTTGTAGACTTTCCTCCACGTATTGATAAGGATGAACCGCTGGCCCAGCCAGTAGATTTTTCTGTATTATACGAGGATGAAAGTCTGGTTGTGATCAATAAACCACCGGGTTTAGTTGTACATCCTGCTGCCGGTCATGCCGATAAGACCTTAGTCAACGGACTCCTTCATCGCTATGCTGATATGGCGAGCCTTGAAGGCGGCAGACCTGGGATTGTTCATCGCCTTGACAAGGACACCTCAGGAATTCTTCTGGTTGCCAGGACAGAAAAAGTCCAGGCTCTGCTCTCGGCTGCCTTTAAGAAACGGCAAGTCAGCAAGACCTACCATGCTCTGCTCCTACGTACACCGGAGAAACAGAGCGGACGCATTATTGCGCCCATTGGCAGACATCCGGTTCAGCGGAAAAAAATGACTATCCGCTCCGATGGCCGTTATGCTGCAAGTCATTGGGAGATCCTGGAGACCTTCCCTAACGGTATCTGTTTTGCAGAGATAGGCATAGAGACAGGTCGCACCCATCAGATCAGGGTCCATATGTCTTCCCTTAAGGCGCCTGTGCTAGGGGACGCCTTGTACGGTGGAAAGGCGGAGAACAAGTTAAAAATCACAGCAGAACGACAGTTATTGCATGCCTCAATCCTGATCTTTACCCACCCTGTAAGCGGCAAAGAGTGCAGCTTCACCGCCCCGCTCTGGCCGGATATGGAACAGTTGCTCTCGCAATTACGGGAAAACAGCGAGTAG
- the pth gene encoding aminoacyl-tRNA hydrolase: protein MADSHYLIIGLGNPGTQYQLTRHNAGFLALDDFADQHHCQLKSEKWNGLYASERIEGQRVILLKPQTFMNKSGESAIRFIDFYQIPLSNILVIYDDLDLARGRVKIAAKGGPGGHNGIRSLIQHLGSSDFSRLKIGIGRPERDEQGRGIPVDRYVLGNFNDEELALFNERLSLIHEAISLFLRQDVHQCMNKINGR, encoded by the coding sequence ATGGCAGATTCTCACTATCTCATTATCGGACTCGGTAATCCAGGAACACAATACCAACTGACCCGTCATAATGCAGGCTTTCTCGCGCTTGACGATTTTGCCGACCAACATCATTGCCAGCTCAAGAGCGAAAAATGGAACGGGCTCTACGCTTCCGAACGCATCGAAGGGCAACGGGTTATCCTTCTCAAGCCACAAACCTTTATGAATAAGTCCGGGGAAAGCGCAATTCGCTTTATCGACTTCTACCAAATCCCCCTCTCGAATATCCTGGTCATCTACGACGACCTTGATCTTGCCCGAGGGCGGGTGAAGATTGCAGCCAAAGGAGGACCTGGTGGACATAACGGCATTCGATCTCTGATTCAACACCTCGGTTCGTCTGATTTTTCCCGGCTCAAAATAGGGATAGGACGCCCGGAACGGGATGAGCAGGGACGCGGCATCCCAGTTGATCGCTATGTGCTGGGAAACTTTAACGACGAAGAGCTTGCTCTCTTCAATGAACGCCTTAGCCTGATACACGAGGCTATCAGCCTCTTTCTCCGCCAGGATGTGCATCAATGTATGAACAAGATTAATGGACGTTAA
- the rho gene encoding transcription termination factor Rho — protein MNPTELKNKNIKELVALAASLRIEGYSSMRKQELIFAILKSQADEDGKLRGSGVLDVLQDGFGFLRAPDYNYLPGPDDIYVSPSQIRRLNLRTGDTIEGEVRAPKENERYFALLKVDKVNHDDPEECNNKTLFVNLTPLHPDQQINLEDEPDNYSTRVMNMVAPLGKGQRGLIVAPPRTGKTVLMQHIAQSIVKNHKEIIPIVLLIDERPEEVTDMKRSVNAEVVSSTFDEPPQRHIQVAEMVIEKAKRLVEHKKDVVILLDSITRLARAYNTVTPASGKILSGGVEANALHRPKRFFGAARNIEEGGSLTILATALIETGSRMDDVIFEEFKGTGNMELVLDRKMSDRRIYPAINIQKSGTRKEDLLLSEEEMNRMWILRKLLASMNPADAMEFLLGKMEQTKTNGEFFASMNS, from the coding sequence ATGAATCCTACTGAGTTAAAAAATAAAAATATTAAAGAACTTGTCGCACTGGCAGCATCTTTGCGTATTGAAGGATACAGCTCCATGCGGAAACAGGAGCTTATCTTCGCTATCCTCAAATCTCAGGCCGATGAAGACGGTAAGCTTCGCGGAAGCGGGGTCCTTGACGTACTGCAAGATGGGTTCGGCTTTCTCCGGGCACCGGATTACAACTACCTGCCCGGCCCTGACGATATCTATGTTTCGCCCTCTCAGATCCGACGCCTTAACCTGCGCACAGGCGACACCATTGAAGGTGAAGTCAGGGCACCTAAGGAAAACGAACGCTACTTTGCCCTCCTCAAAGTCGACAAGGTCAACCACGACGACCCTGAGGAATGTAATAATAAAACCCTGTTCGTCAACCTCACACCTCTGCATCCTGACCAACAGATTAACCTTGAGGATGAGCCGGATAATTACTCCACCAGGGTCATGAATATGGTTGCTCCACTGGGTAAGGGGCAGCGTGGCCTCATTGTGGCCCCCCCCCGCACCGGTAAAACGGTTCTCATGCAGCATATTGCCCAGTCTATCGTCAAAAACCATAAAGAAATCATCCCCATTGTCCTGCTGATCGACGAGCGCCCGGAAGAGGTTACCGACATGAAGCGGAGCGTGAACGCCGAGGTGGTCAGCTCCACCTTTGACGAACCGCCCCAGCGTCATATCCAGGTAGCAGAAATGGTTATTGAGAAAGCCAAGCGCTTGGTTGAGCACAAAAAAGACGTTGTTATTCTTCTCGACTCCATCACCCGACTAGCGCGTGCCTACAACACGGTCACACCAGCATCAGGTAAAATTCTCTCCGGTGGTGTTGAGGCCAATGCTCTGCATCGTCCAAAACGCTTTTTCGGCGCAGCCCGTAATATCGAAGAAGGCGGCAGCCTGACTATCCTGGCCACAGCTCTGATTGAAACCGGCAGCCGTATGGACGATGTTATCTTTGAAGAATTCAAAGGAACCGGTAATATGGAGCTGGTACTGGATCGCAAGATGTCTGACCGACGCATTTATCCGGCCATTAATATCCAGAAATCTGGTACTCGTAAAGAAGACCTGTTGCTGTCTGAGGAAGAAATGAACCGCATGTGGATATTGCGCAAATTACTTGCCTCCATGAACCCGGCAGATGCTATGGAATTTCTCCTCGGCAAGATGGAGCAAACCAAGACCAACGGGGAATTCTTTGCTTCAATGAACAGCTAA
- the prfA gene encoding peptide chain release factor 1 — protein sequence MFENLVDIHEKLSALERQLSDPELLNNRTKYQETVREHSRVAKLSELYSAYTKIEQDLADNRELIRDADNDPEMAELAKAEMEELTAEKEELEKAIRLMLLPPDPNDEKNIFLEIRAGTGGDEAALFVADLYRMFARYAESQRWKIEVMSSNPIGIGGFKELIALISGERVYSRLKYESGVHRVQRVPETETQGRIHTSAVTVAIIPEAEEVDLQIAPNELKFDVYRSSGPGGQSVNTTDSAVRITHLPTGLVVTCQDEKSQHKNKAKALMVLRARLLDKMEQERHDKIAQDRKGQVGSGDRSERIRTYNFPQGRVTDHRINLTCYKLDQIMSGALDEIILPIITHYQTEALKELD from the coding sequence ATGTTTGAAAATCTTGTTGATATTCATGAAAAGCTTTCCGCACTGGAACGCCAGCTCTCTGACCCGGAATTGCTCAATAATCGGACAAAATACCAGGAAACCGTCCGTGAGCACTCCAGGGTAGCCAAGTTAAGCGAGCTCTACTCTGCCTATACCAAGATTGAGCAGGATTTAGCAGACAACCGCGAGCTCATTCGCGATGCCGACAACGATCCTGAAATGGCGGAACTGGCAAAGGCAGAAATGGAAGAATTGACAGCAGAAAAAGAAGAGCTGGAAAAAGCCATCCGCCTGATGCTTCTCCCACCGGATCCCAATGATGAGAAAAACATCTTTTTAGAGATCCGAGCCGGTACAGGTGGTGACGAAGCAGCTCTTTTTGTTGCAGATCTCTACCGGATGTTTGCCAGGTACGCGGAATCGCAGCGCTGGAAGATTGAAGTCATGAGCTCCAATCCCATCGGCATCGGTGGCTTTAAGGAACTGATCGCCTTGATCTCCGGCGAGCGTGTCTATTCCCGTCTCAAATATGAGTCAGGCGTACATCGGGTCCAGCGAGTCCCGGAAACCGAGACCCAGGGTCGTATTCACACCTCAGCCGTCACTGTGGCGATTATCCCGGAAGCAGAAGAGGTGGACCTTCAGATTGCCCCGAACGAACTGAAATTCGATGTCTATCGTTCTTCAGGACCGGGTGGTCAGTCCGTCAACACCACAGACTCTGCTGTGCGGATTACCCATCTGCCCACAGGCTTGGTGGTTACCTGCCAGGATGAAAAATCACAGCATAAGAATAAGGCCAAGGCCCTCATGGTGTTGCGTGCCCGCCTGCTGGATAAAATGGAGCAGGAACGGCATGACAAAATTGCCCAGGATCGCAAGGGCCAGGTCGGTAGCGGTGATCGGAGCGAACGCATCAGAACCTATAACTTTCCCCAAGGCAGGGTTACAGATCACAGAATCAACCTGACCTGTTATAAGCTGGACCAAATCATGTCTGGTGCTCTGGATGAGATTATTCTCCCTATTATCACCCATTATCAAACCGAGGCTCTGAAAGAGCTGGATTGA
- a CDS encoding diacylglycerol kinase family protein produces the protein MKFGALYFLGGILSIFSAYLLWPSLYSVFFLWMASSLLCVSFAYFTNTPGIFRKKSNGRIPFCIKLGFIPFLIIIHSYNKLARDFDKVPSIQRISDELFIGDRVTPSDASILIEKKIQAVLDVTAEFESLNWAATLESISYLNIPVLDHAIPSEEELLRAIIWIKNQQVYNGPVLVNCALGRGRSALVIAAFLLNQSRKNDITDVLAHLKTLRKTIRLNKRQRKLLMKVVEHEHFSALPKAWIIANPVSGGGKWPEDKEQIIEELSSHFVLTIKETSEAKSATSLAEEALADAPGTIIACGGDGTVSEVAATVVNTDIKLGIIPMGTTNALCHVLMGIKVKFLPIEVACSYITAGHTRVIDTARCNGRLVLLLVGLGFEQKMIEAAGREEKNEYGQFAYLMGLWQAVQQNHLLQMTISLDGGEPFTLETNSLVVANAAPLTTVLAQGKGNPDFLDGLLDITWIDPERGSGIMGLLELSIAGMLNVNPGTSVNHMHAQQVQISVEPPSNYVIDGEVYPPEDLDISILPKSLSVYC, from the coding sequence ATGAAATTTGGTGCTCTTTATTTTTTGGGTGGGATTCTCTCGATTTTCTCCGCTTATTTGCTTTGGCCAAGCCTGTACTCCGTGTTTTTCCTCTGGATGGCTTCGTCTCTGCTCTGTGTCAGTTTTGCCTATTTCACCAATACCCCTGGAATATTCAGGAAAAAGAGCAACGGCAGGATTCCTTTTTGTATTAAGCTGGGCTTCATTCCCTTTCTCATCATAATTCATAGCTATAATAAACTCGCGCGTGATTTTGATAAGGTGCCGTCGATTCAGCGCATCAGCGATGAGCTGTTCATAGGTGACAGGGTCACGCCAAGCGATGCCTCCATTCTCATAGAGAAAAAAATCCAGGCAGTGCTTGATGTGACGGCTGAGTTTGAGTCGCTGAACTGGGCCGCCACTCTTGAAAGTATCTCCTATCTCAATATTCCTGTTCTTGATCATGCTATCCCCAGTGAGGAAGAGCTGCTTAGGGCCATTATCTGGATCAAAAATCAGCAGGTCTATAACGGGCCGGTACTGGTCAACTGCGCACTTGGTCGCGGGCGCTCTGCCTTGGTGATTGCTGCTTTTCTTCTCAATCAAAGCAGAAAGAACGATATAACAGATGTCCTTGCCCATTTAAAGACCTTGAGAAAGACCATACGGCTTAATAAGCGCCAGCGAAAATTGCTGATGAAAGTTGTCGAGCACGAGCACTTTTCAGCCTTACCCAAGGCCTGGATTATCGCCAATCCTGTTTCCGGCGGAGGCAAATGGCCCGAAGACAAGGAGCAGATAATTGAAGAACTCTCCTCCCATTTTGTGCTGACCATCAAAGAAACCTCTGAGGCCAAATCCGCTACAAGCCTTGCTGAAGAAGCGCTTGCAGATGCTCCGGGTACCATCATTGCCTGCGGCGGCGATGGCACGGTCTCCGAGGTTGCTGCAACCGTGGTTAATACCGACATCAAGCTTGGTATCATTCCGATGGGGACGACCAATGCACTCTGCCATGTGCTCATGGGGATAAAGGTCAAATTTCTTCCTATTGAGGTGGCCTGTTCTTATATCACGGCAGGGCATACACGGGTAATTGATACGGCACGATGTAATGGCCGCTTGGTGCTTTTGCTTGTCGGTTTGGGATTTGAGCAGAAAATGATTGAGGCGGCCGGACGCGAGGAGAAAAATGAGTACGGACAATTTGCCTATCTTATGGGGCTGTGGCAGGCGGTGCAGCAGAACCATCTTCTGCAAATGACCATCAGCCTTGATGGAGGGGAACCGTTTACTCTGGAGACCAATAGCCTGGTTGTGGCAAATGCAGCCCCTTTGACAACGGTCCTTGCCCAGGGCAAGGGGAATCCTGATTTTCTTGATGGACTTCTTGATATAACATGGATAGATCCAGAGAGGGGAAGCGGTATTATGGGCCTCTTGGAGCTCTCAATCGCTGGAATGCTGAATGTTAATCCTGGTACCTCGGTTAACCATATGCATGCTCAGCAGGTTCAGATATCAGTTGAGCCACCGAGTAATTATGTTATAGACGGTGAGGTTTATCCACCGGAGGACCTGGATATCTCTATTCTTCCCAAGTCGCTTTCGGTTTATTGTTAG
- a CDS encoding Txe/YoeB family addiction module toxin — translation MVMWKLIYTKQAQKDAKKLSASGLRKKAEKLLNILRVNPYQNPPPFEKLVGDLSGAYSRRINIQHRIVYQIIDHEKIVKVIRLWTHYE, via the coding sequence ATGGTGATGTGGAAACTTATCTATACAAAGCAGGCGCAGAAAGATGCCAAAAAGCTTTCCGCTTCCGGGTTACGCAAAAAAGCTGAGAAGCTGTTGAATATTCTCCGAGTCAACCCTTATCAGAATCCTCCTCCATTTGAAAAACTCGTAGGTGATTTATCCGGCGCATATTCCCGGCGAATCAATATCCAGCACCGGATAGTCTATCAAATTATCGATCATGAGAAAATAGTCAAGGTGATCCGGCTATGGACTCACTATGAATAA